A stretch of DNA from Myxococcota bacterium:
AGGCGTCATCGAGTTCGGCGAGCAGATACTTGCCGCGACGATGGAGCGCGACGACGTCGCGCCCGGTCAAGCGCTTCCGCAACCGATCGGGCGCCGTGACGAAGAAGTAGCTCGGCGGCGTGGTCCGGACGCGCGCGATCTGGCGCCCCACCAGGTGGGGCGCGATGCGACGGCGGGTGACTTCGACTTCGGGTAGCTCGGGCACGCAGACTCCGGCGCGAGTGTCGCCGAGACCGCGGGCGCGCGCGACGCTGCCGGCCTTCTGACTCGAACACCCGTGGCCAGGCGTTCAGGGCGACCTAGACCTCGAGACCGATCGGGCAGGACACGCCGGTGCCACCCAGCCCGCAGTAGCCGTGTGGGTTCTTCGCCAGGTACTGCTGGTGGTAGTCCTCGGCGTAATAGAAGGGAGGCGCCTCGAGGATCTCGGTGGTGATCTCGCCGTAGCCCGCGGCCGCGAGGCGCTGGGCATAGACGTCGCGCGAGGCCACGGCCTGCTCCTGCTGGGCAGCGCTCGTCACGTAGATGCCCGAGCGGTACTGGGTGCCCACGTCGTTGCCCTGGCGCATGCCCTGGGTGGGGTCGTGGCTCTCCCAGAAGATCCGCAGCACGGCGTCGAAGTCGATGGCCCGGGGGTCGAAGACGACGCGGACGGTCTCGTTGTGGCCGGTGCGTCCGGTACAGACTTCCTCATAGGTGGGGTTCGGGGTCTGGCCCGACTGGTAGCCCACGGCGGTGGTGTAGACCCCGCTGGCCTCCCAGAACTTCCGCTCGGCCCCCCAGAAGCACCCCAGCCCGAAATAGACGTCCTCGAGCCCTTCGGGAAACGGCGGCTCCATGGGCGTTCGGAGCACAGCGTGCTTCTCGGCCACGGGCATCTGGGCGTCGCGCCCCGGGAGCGCCTCCCCCGGCGCGGGCAATTCGAGCTTCTTGGAGAAGAATCCCATGGTGGTCTCCTGGTGGTTGCCGCCGCGGCTCGGCCGGTCGCGGCAGAGCGGCGAGCGGTCCGATCGTCAGCGCGACCCAACCATCACGCTCGCCCGACGATTCCGACGCCGGCGGCGCGCCTCGGTTACGCTGTCCACTCTAGCGGAGGCCCCCACCATGCATACCGACCTGTGCGACCAGCTCGACATCGAGTTCCCGATCTTTGCCTTCACCCACTGCCGCGACGTCGTCGTGGCGGTGTCACAAGCCGGCGGTTTCGGCGTCCTCGGGGCGGTGGGCTTCACGCCCGAGCAGCTCGAGGTGGAGCTTCGTTGGATCGACGAGCACATCGGTGACGCCCCCTACGGCGTCGACATCGTCATCCCCGGCAAGTACGAGGGGATGGGCGAGACCGACCCCAAGAAGCTCGAAGAGCAGCTCAAGAAGATGATCCCCGAGCAGCACCGCGCCTTCGCGTCGAAGATCCTCTCCGAGCACGACGTGCCGGAGCTGCCCGCCGATGAAGAGCGACGCGGGGAGCTGCTGGGCTGGACCGAAGCCACCGCGACGCCTCAAGTGGAAGTCGCGCTGCAACACCCGAAGGTGAAGCTGATCGCCAACGCCCTCGGTACGCCGCCGAAGGACATCATCGATCACATCCACGATCAGGGACGCCTCGTCGCGGCGCTCTGCGGACGCGCGCCCCAGGCGCTGAAGCACAAGGAGGCGGGCGTCGACATCATCATCGCCCAGGGCACGGAAGGCGGTGGCCACACCGGCGACATCGGCTCGATGGTGCTGTGGCCCGAGGTGATCGATGCGGTTGCTCCCACCCCGGTGCTCGCGGCCGGCGGCATCGGACGCGGACGCCAGGTGGCAGCGGCCCTCGGCATGGGGGCGCAAGGCGTCTGGACCGGCTCGATCTGGTTGGCCGTCGAAGAGGCCGAGGCGTCGCCCGAGCAGATGGACTCCTACTTCGTCGCCACGAGCCGCGACACGGTGCGCTCGCGGTCGTGGACCGGGAAGCCGTGCCGCATGTTGAAGAACGACTGGACCGAGGCGTGGGGCGCCGAGGACACCCCCGACCCGCTGGGCATGCCGCTCCAGGGCATGCTGGTGGGAGACGCGATGTCACGGGTGCACCGCTATCCGAAGCCGGCCCAGAGCGTGGCTTTCAACCCCGTCGGTCAGATCGTCGGCAACATGACCGAGAAGCTCGCCGTCCGCGACGTGATCTACCAGATCGTCGAAGAGTACGTGGACTCGTTCGACCGGCTGCAGAAGCTGCAGCCTGAGTAAGCGGGTTCGACTGGCTGCAGTACGGGGAGACCCCGGGCCCGTCGGGTCTAGCCGTGCCGCTGCTTCACGGCTTCCCAGCGCGCCATCAGGGCGTCGCGGTCGAGGCTCGCGATCGTGCTCCCCTCTCCGGCTACGTCGGACTCGAGAGTGCGGAAGCGTCCCTCGAACTTCGCGTTCGCGTCGCGCAGGGCCTCTTCGGGTTCCACCTTCGCCCGCTCGGCCAGCGCCACGACGGCGAAGAGGAGATCGCCGAGCTCTTCGCGCAGCGCCTCTGCGTTCCCGCCCGTGAGCTCGGCGTCCACCTCGGCCAGTTCCTCTTGCACCTTCCCCCGCGCCGCAGCGGCGTCCGGCCAGGCGAAGCCCGCGCGCGCGGCCCGCGACACCAGTTTGCGTGCGCGCAAGAGCGCGGGGAAAGCCTGGGGCACGCCGTCCATCGCCGAGGTCTCGCCGCGGTGTTCGCGCTCGGCGCGCTTCTGGGCCTCCCAGGCGTCGCTCTGGGCGTCCGCGTCTTCGATCCGCGCGTCGCCGAATACGTGGGGATGGCGGCGCACCAGTTTGTCGCACACCGCCTCGACCACGTCGGCGAACGCGAAGTGGCGTGCCTCCTCGGCCATGCGCGCGTGGAACACCACCTGCAGCAGCAGGTCTCCGAGTTCGTCGCGGAGCTCGTCCCAGGCGCCGCGCCGGATCGCGTCGTCGACTTCGTAGGCCTCCTCGATCGTGTACGGCGCCACGCTGTCGAAGGTCTGTTCGAGGTCCCACGGACATCCGCCTTCGGGGTTGCGCAACCGGGCCATGATCTCGAGCAAGCGCTCCACGGGCGTTCCTCCTGTGGGGCGCAGCCTAGCGGCCTTCCCCGGTCCCGCGGCGGCCGGTTCTAGACGAGCAGCAAACGGGCGGTCGCGGGCGCGCCAGTCGCTGCGGTGATCGCCTCGGCGTAGAGCTGGACCTGAGCGGCGTAGCGGGGCGCGCGTTCGCCGAGCTCGAGATCGGTCTTGAAGTCGACGACGGTCCAGGCGGCGTCGGCGCCCTGCCCTTCGCGGAAGGCCAGGTCGACCACACCCTCGCCGAAGCGACCGTCGGCACGCGGCCACCAGACGGCGGTCTCGCGGCGCAGCTCGTCCGCCTCCGCGGCGCGGCGCATCAGCGGATGGGCCAAGGCGTTCTCCACGGCGCGCGCCGCCGAGCGGCACTCGTCGGGCGAAGCGCCGATGAACCGCCCCTGGAGCCCGGCTGAGCGCTCGATCGCCTTGCGCTTCGCCGTCAACGGAACGACCGCGAGGATCGCGTGGACGAGCGTCCCGAAGCGACGGCCATGGGGCCGCTTCGCTGCGCGCGCGACCTCGTCGATCGGAACCTCGGCGGCGGACTCCGCCAGCGCTTCCGACGCGGCGGTCACGCTCTGGGTTTCGAAGCGCGGCGTCGCGCCCGCCGCGAGGCGCTGCGATCGCGCGCGCATCCACCCGTCATGGGCGCGCTCGCCGGCGGCAGCCACGTCTCCTTCGTCGACCTCGAGGATCGCCTGCTGACGCAGGCCGACGCGCTCCTGTACGCCCAGGTCCAGCTGCTTCGGGTCCCACCACACGACGCGGTGTCCTCCGACGCGCGGCTGCAGTGCACCCGCAGCGACCGGCGTTCGGTTACCCGGTCGCGCGTTGCTCGGCCGCGGCCCCACCGCGGTGCCCTGGAAGCCGGGACAACCGACCGCGGGCTCCCCCTCGCCGGCGCTCCGCGCCGACGGATACAGGGCGGGATCGAGCGCCCCGAGCCAGCCGCCCTCGAGCTCCTCGTCGGCGACGCCGGGCAGCACCAGGAGATCGCGCGCCCGCGTCGCCGCGACGTAGGCGAGCCGCACCGCTTCCGCCGCGTCGCGCGCGAGCTCGGTTTCGCGCGCATCCAGGAGCTCGCGCGGAGCACAGCCCGCCAGCATCTCGGCCCAGAGTCCGCGCGCCGGGTCGATGTGACGTCCGGGCTCCTCGCGCGTCGCGCGGCAGGTCGGCTCGCAGAGCACGACGACGGGAAACTCGAGCCCCTTTGCCCGGTGGGCCGTCATGATGCGGACTCCCTCGGTGCCTTCCTCCACCACCGGCGCTTCTTCGGCTTCTCCGCGCTCGGCGTCGGACGCGAGCCGCTCGACGAAGGCGCGGAACGACGCGGCACCGCCGCGCTCGAAGCGGCGTCCGAGATCGACCACGCGCAGACAGTTCGCGAGGGCCTGTTCGCCGGTCGGCCAGATCGCGAGACCGGCATGGGCGCGGACGGCTTCGAGCAGCTGACCCAGCGTGTCGGCGATCGGCCGCCGGTTGCGACCGCGGTGCAAGGCCGCCAGCAGGTCGAGACTCGCGGCCAGCGCTTCCGAACCCGCCGGGGGCGCTTCGTCGCGCGGGGCCAACGGATGCAGGGAGCGACCGCTCGCGCGCCACGCCAACAGGACGTCGTCGCTGAAGGCGAACAGCGGGCCACGCAGCGTCGCGTAGACCGCCAGCTCGTCGCCCGGCCACTCGATCGCCTCGAGGGCGTTGCGCAGCGCGATCACTTCTTCGCGATCGTGGAAGGAGCGACCGCCCACCAGCACATGGGGGACCTGGCGCGCTTCGAGCGCACGTACGTACGGCCGCGTCACGTCTTCGCGGAAACTCTTGAAGCGCCGGAAGAGCAGACACACGTGACGCGCCCGGACGGGGACCCGCTCGCCCCCTTCGTCCACCGTCCAACCGCTCTCGTTCACCAGCCACGACACGAAGGCGCCGGTGGCGTCGGCCAACGACTCCTCGA
This window harbors:
- a CDS encoding UvrD-helicase domain-containing protein, producing the protein MTAPLADATERRRILEDLDTTFVVEAAAGTGKTSALVGRIVALIESGKARLDAVVALTFTDKAAGEMRLRLRAALERARAAADPEGTVHARLVAALETLELARIATIHAFCGDLLRERPIEAGVDPVFEVAAPDASARFLEAAFDDWFQATLADPPEGVRRLLRRRPRGPAARGARETLLGAARSLVEHRDFPARWTRAPFAREAAIDTAMQGLETLAALSERAIDPQDWLAKNLQNVARWVAENRLREAVRGRDHDALEAELRELTRDRRTGWHYKGRNRKEFAKGVLRTDVLTQRDALVVQLRQLIDDCDADLAACLQPELEPVIAAYDRQKRATGSLDFVDLLLRARDLLREDRSVRRDLKLRFTHYFVDEFQDTDPLQAEILMLLAAEDPETTDWRAALPAPGALFLVGDPKQSIYRFRRADVAIYEQTKEHLVEHGAELLRLRSSFRAVPEIQEAINAAFAPAMEVGPPEVQARYVGLEPVRESEPRQPAVVVLPAPQPYGDYGTVVRWKVEESLADATGAFVSWLVNESGWTVDEGGERVPVRARHVCLLFRRFKSFREDVTRPYVRALEARQVPHVLVGGRSFHDREEVIALRNALEAIEWPGDELAVYATLRGPLFAFSDDVLLAWRASGRSLHPLAPRDEAPPAGSEALAASLDLLAALHRGRNRRPIADTLGQLLEAVRAHAGLAIWPTGEQALANCLRVVDLGRRFERGGAASFRAFVERLASDAERGEAEEAPVVEEGTEGVRIMTAHRAKGLEFPVVVLCEPTCRATREEPGRHIDPARGLWAEMLAGCAPRELLDARETELARDAAEAVRLAYVAATRARDLLVLPGVADEELEGGWLGALDPALYPSARSAGEGEPAVGCPGFQGTAVGPRPSNARPGNRTPVAAGALQPRVGGHRVVWWDPKQLDLGVQERVGLRQQAILEVDEGDVAAAGERAHDGWMRARSQRLAAGATPRFETQSVTAASEALAESAAEVPIDEVARAAKRPHGRRFGTLVHAILAVVPLTAKRKAIERSAGLQGRFIGASPDECRSAARAVENALAHPLMRRAAEADELRRETAVWWPRADGRFGEGVVDLAFREGQGADAAWTVVDFKTDLELGERAPRYAAQVQLYAEAITAATGAPATARLLLV
- the msrA gene encoding peptide-methionine (S)-S-oxide reductase MsrA, whose amino-acid sequence is MGFFSKKLELPAPGEALPGRDAQMPVAEKHAVLRTPMEPPFPEGLEDVYFGLGCFWGAERKFWEASGVYTTAVGYQSGQTPNPTYEEVCTGRTGHNETVRVVFDPRAIDFDAVLRIFWESHDPTQGMRQGNDVGTQYRSGIYVTSAAQQEQAVASRDVYAQRLAAAGYGEITTEILEAPPFYYAEDYHQQYLAKNPHGYCGLGGTGVSCPIGLEV
- the mazG gene encoding nucleoside triphosphate pyrophosphohydrolase produces the protein MERLLEIMARLRNPEGGCPWDLEQTFDSVAPYTIEEAYEVDDAIRRGAWDELRDELGDLLLQVVFHARMAEEARHFAFADVVEAVCDKLVRRHPHVFGDARIEDADAQSDAWEAQKRAEREHRGETSAMDGVPQAFPALLRARKLVSRAARAGFAWPDAAAARGKVQEELAEVDAELTGGNAEALREELGDLLFAVVALAERAKVEPEEALRDANAKFEGRFRTLESDVAGEGSTIASLDRDALMARWEAVKQRHG
- a CDS encoding nitronate monooxygenase family protein; this translates as MHTDLCDQLDIEFPIFAFTHCRDVVVAVSQAGGFGVLGAVGFTPEQLEVELRWIDEHIGDAPYGVDIVIPGKYEGMGETDPKKLEEQLKKMIPEQHRAFASKILSEHDVPELPADEERRGELLGWTEATATPQVEVALQHPKVKLIANALGTPPKDIIDHIHDQGRLVAALCGRAPQALKHKEAGVDIIIAQGTEGGGHTGDIGSMVLWPEVIDAVAPTPVLAAGGIGRGRQVAAALGMGAQGVWTGSIWLAVEEAEASPEQMDSYFVATSRDTVRSRSWTGKPCRMLKNDWTEAWGAEDTPDPLGMPLQGMLVGDAMSRVHRYPKPAQSVAFNPVGQIVGNMTEKLAVRDVIYQIVEEYVDSFDRLQKLQPE